ATGAACCCCAGGCTGCGAAGAATGAAACAGACGAGGTCTGGGAAAACTGCAGTTCTAGGGGGAGAAAGTATGTTCGGGAATTAAAGGTCACTGGAATGCTCCTGCCTTGTGATTGGAGCCATTCTGCAGGCTCAGTGGTGGCGGAGAGTGGGTGGGGGCATCGGGGAGTGAGTGTGAGAAGGAAGATCTCCACGAGCAGCCCAAGGACAAATTTCACAAGTCTCAGCAAAAAGTAGATCACAAACGGAAGACCTTCAGCCAAGGATACACTCAGGCCATCAGAGACTGCCTATCCATATTCCTTTTGTGTTGGAATGGGAGGATGACCAATAGACCAAGTGACAGAAATGCATGCAGCCAAACACACTGGGGGAACAAAGATAAGTAGGAGTGAGAGGCgggttgaaggaaaaaaaaagaggttttgCTGCATGAATGCCCAACAGCAAACTCCATCAATTTCCCCCTCTTCGTTCCAAAGAATTTGTGTTGCAAAGTCAGAGAAAGACACCCAAGAGCAAAGTCAGTCAGTATTCGATGTCAAATAGCTTAGAGTTCCAAATGAGGGAATCCATCACCAATCACGCATCTCAGAGTTAATGTCCCTTTAATTAACTGCTTGAGGGAATTAGATACATCAACAATAGTATTGCATTAAATTACACAACATCCATCCGacagatttgttcttgttttgtactttgtacaGCCACTTTGCATATGCATATATGCTTTCATTTTTAGAcacatttttaataatttttgctgctgtaaattgtgaatgTCTTCatcgtgagacaaataaagatttttacttcttttttaATTCGGGGGATGCAGGGAGGTGGGATGTTTTTTCTCCAGAATAGACATCTGCACTAATGTACTCAGAATAGCAATTTTAATTTGGTTTGAGCGTTCGTTACTTTCTTCAGCAGCCTCCTGTGAAGTATCAGTGAGGTTTTTGAAcggttgaatctttttttttaaaaatctaataaaTATGATTAATTTGGCCACGGAATGCTCAGCATCCAAGAGGCCTTGTCTTTGTGATTAGCCTGCTGCTCACACATATGCTTTCAATTATTAATATTTCAATTCATAACATGtataagaatacctttattagtctcgcaatggagaaattccagattcacagcagcaaagttatgaaaggaagaagtagaacaacaaaaaaataggagctgctggaaaggcagccactctcgcggtgccattttgaagtcaaaataacaaaaaataacacaagacaacacataggacagagacagtcgtgcaatcttcaccacttttctgcatacactttgttgtctgaagcagttatagatgaaagaggagaggatcaaagtgtcctttctccagtggatcagagacgtcatgctgaaaatgtgcacacgtctgctacaagctaagttttgaaagcaaacacaaagctgtagcatccattgacgaaaagagattagttcacttcttctgtcccacgtaatccgctgcaaactccaagccgcgactcccagctccaaatccgcatcggcactccgcaccaacgctcctttcttctcatcgtcggctcctcaagacctccatccatccagccgcagaccgttcaacagcaccgatctctccgctgaacaaagcggggctgtgaaaaatgctgcccattacaggcgcaagacacaagcgccccaggaatgtccagcaacgacagtcaaatggcgccgacattcctccagtcaaaaacagtgctggtatacccatgctgccgagaaggcgcaaccaccaagcacagagtctcctccttgatgaatgtcgtggccaaaaaatgctgaaaaaggtccacatcaagtccacacgacgtaacaacaaacacaaagtgacaaaagaaacacaagaacaacaaaaaaagcaaggctcttgagagcacttgctgacggctgcctactcgggcgccatcttgacttcaaagggggaggatgaatgggagggggggggggtaatcgcGACgtggccgaaatgaccagctgcacggtcaccgttgcgctccgcattatcgaaccacgtcacgggggaaaaagaatcagagcactgaagacggtgataacaaggatgtgtatgcgcgtgtggttgtccagttgtgtacgtgtatgcgtgtacaggtcatagctgcttcgtcgaggtcagtcccggcttatcagtccatggccgagaaggaggagggtggtggtggcggccCAAGACtgcatgcgtatttccatccaggggaaaggccagatagcgttgtttgttttggagagacggccgccaacaattccagacagccttgagtccttggtctgtatctcctcactggcgccgatcattcagatccgaaaattctttccgcgGCGTGGATTCCAACCTCTCCATGGTATTGTCGATCGCACGGAGCCGCTtgtgtctgagtgttggacattcgcgccaagccatccagagtgaccggcagcttcttcacttccaaataGAGCccctcccgtcggttgaattttgcgatagaacagcaagctgccaacaccaaacagcagcatacctgttatcaaaaggccaataatgtagatgtcttccacatcctccacggacagtactatcaggcacaccggtctccactttctccatagATCCAGGGCGTaaccggcagcaagtgtccccagaggggaagcaggctccccactgctatctgttttcgtcgaaaaatttttgtcgattacatcgggagaccagccaactaattccatggttagttcttcggatgaaaacacggtaggaggctagggaaaaaagttagacaaagacagcacaaaagactaagtggccagcagggaaaaaaaaggtgggagggcaggggagctgtgcaaaaagtgtccgcctttgtcgagagccaagcagaaagagaaaaagaagtaaaaaaggTGACTGTCATCAAGTTATTCTCACAAGAATAGGATTTTTCTGTGGATTGTGTTTCGCAGTGAAGTTGAATGCATTTGTTCATCGACTTGACAACTTTTCCGAAGTTCATAAGAACAGCAGAAGTACTGATATTGGTCTTTAGTTGTGTGAATGCTGCGTGAATAGAAACAAATTAATGCATCTGGTCCCCATTAGCCTGGAAAAAAATAGGgattactgtgtgtgtatgtatgtacactagatcagtggttgcaacagatcccgggaactacatcggacatctcagtccagaaatgtgcagtgctgggaacagcaaggatactacgCAGAACCCTTAACCTTCCTGGCctgtggtagaggacccgagctgaatgagggacggacaccacccgaggtggggtgagatgaggaattaaaaaaaaaaaaaattatatacagtatatataaataacggagtgatatattgcaTTTATTTAATTGACGGTTTGGACTAGTTTAatgacaatatttcactttgtttttcctttttttatggtactgtgtatttaattaattCCCTGATTTGTTCtgagtccacattgcttttgtGTCGTTACTTAATTTAAGTTTtgtcgaatgaaagtttttatccattgagttaaTAGTGCTTGTCTGTTGCTCAGTTATGTCCGAGTCCGAGACCCCAATGTGACTTCACCATTCTTTCTGCCATACAGTGTTTCAGGTAGTGTTTGTTTCCTTTTGGTTGTACTGTAGTTGttcatgtcatttttcatttggctGTTTGTGTGACTGGCGTGTGCCCGCAgttcgtcgcggccgccattatTGTACATTGTGCAATCGTTCTGCTGCATGTAATGCGTTCTGTGGCATTATGTAAATAACAGTgtatgtgtggggttttttcccctttttttgtaaatagATAATATATGATCACCTATGCtgtgttgttttgcattttgtctTATGGATTATGCATTGTtggcagagctaccagggaagtcacatgTTATGTCCGAGTCCGAGACCCCAACGCGACTTCACCGTTCTTCCTGCCATACGGTGTTTCAGtaataaaaagagagaaaacgcCACATCCcagtgtctggtcttattgagGTGGCAGTGACATGTGGAGCTCAAGGCCGTCACAGTTGTGACCCCTgtcacatattatatatattattatatggatatatatatattatatatatatatatatataaaacacagaaaactaaatcctatgactgaagataaaacataacagtagtgatgggtccagcgacaccgatgcgttgatgcatgcgctgGACTCAccgagcaaaccacgtgtcggtgcatgtgccgcttcattacgtcacgtgattgacacatgaactgcaccggcgcagtttagactgcatcggctgcgttgacacagtccaggctgctaattgacacatcggctgcgttgacacagtccaggctgctaattgacacatcggctgcgttgacacagtccatgctgctaattgacacgtgaactgcaccggtgcagtttagactgcatctgctgcttggcacagtccaagctgcggcacttagtccagggggcgtctactcagtgcagggggccttgacgcagcaaaagcccgcacagtgtatcctaaggaagtgcgtctggcgacatgATGTCGATtaccgaaacaagctagaccccaaCCTCGCTTGAATAAAAAtttatgtttgggcaatacggaaaacacactgattatcagaaaaaatgtgtccgtctgacttctagcgtcatgccggctgtcatataataggctattattacatgagaagtgttttatgaacgtttgtactgtacgtcatactacagttgattgagaggtcccgcctctaagggggagttccagaaagtgactgcgagtgagcacaccgcatgtttgatgactctgccacgttgctattaaaagtcacataaaacgtaaaccttgtctgctgaccattacatcggctaggctagcttagctgttgtcgtagttcaaagcttaatatgtggcatgggttgggtcggcgccgcaagtacgtgctcgcgcgcacagctgagagcagcagactatcgactgctgagtgctgagacgcgcttcactcgagtgacgttgctacagtacgtgcttattatggagcagcttccggataaataaaaattgtccgccgcgtagagccattttcctctccttttggagaataaggtaccggtattcattaaaatctccttgtctcaccaagtgcctctcggatttttgacatgtcttattgtgtgtgtgtcttctccacaacagaggaaatagcatgcattagatgcaacagactgaaatttaaaacactggagcatcttatttttctaaatcaaaaattgtgaagacaaagcccacaagcatcctcattcacatgaatttcacgttattgaaacacattgaatgatacaatatgaatgcatggatgtgaatgatattgtcaagggtcgatgtcatctttattgtcaaatatgctttatgtatgacatgcagcatagattaaatttcttcctctcaatcctcagtgcatacatgcatgtaaacatgctgtgcattaaacacacgcagctaagaaaggatagcagctacactatataaaaaaagacgtaatctgaacagtatagacaatataaacagcataaacaacaacataaacaatggcacttgtggctacactgagcttttaactcattcagtaccagtcattgggtagagtgaggtagtgcattgtatacacgtcatcatcaaatcagtttgttcagtctgtcaagtgggttggctgcagggattttgaaggtccagcaggtggcagtggtcagcgacacagtatcggtaaagtatcaacacagtgtgtcactgTGTCGAcaggcctcatgaggcctcatggacccatcactacataacagcaaccaaaacacgactgaaacaaacctgattgcagcaaacaaaaagcaaacaaacaaacatgacagtagcaagagcaaacaatgacccgacaccaagtgttcgggcaggagtccttttatacaactaattaccaaatgaccaacaggtgtgcagctgcctgGGGAGCCCtaaagtgccacctgttggtccctaaaccgaatcatgacagtccCAATGATCCTACGAGCTAAGTTCTCTGGGGCTTTaagcccctggcagggtcacccatggcaaacaggtcctgggtgagggaccagacaaagcacggctcaaaagacctcTTATGATGTGTACTATATATGgacctcagtttcccttgcctggacATGGGTCACCGGgtcccccctctggagccaggcctggaggtggggcttgttGGCGAGCGTCTGGTGCACGGCCTACACCGATGGGGCCTgtccgggctcagcccgaagaggcaacatgaGTCCCCCttttcatgggctcaccacctacGGCATTgtccaaaggggtcgggtgcagtgtgagctgggtggcagccaaaggtggggaccctggcggtacgatcctcggctacagaagctagctctagggacgtggaatgtcacctctcttgcagggaaggtgTGCAAGGTAGAGAAGttctgactggatatagtcggacttgcctccacaacTGCCTGggctctggtaccagttctctcgagaggggttggactttcTTCCACTATgaagttgctcacggtgagagacgcagagcaggtgtgggcatagtcattgccccccggctcagtgtctgtacgttggggttcacaccggttgACGAGAGGGTTGATTCGCATGCCacctggaagaagtggctggggagagggaagtctgggcttccctgctaaagctgctgcccccgtgacccgacgccggataagcggtagaaaatatatgcatggatggatggagaatggaatcgaaccctgcacctctggacTTTGAGGCCGATGCGCTAAATAAAACTTTACTTTGTGCTGCTCCCTACCAAATACTGAGTATATCAGGTGACTACATTGGCATGGTTTGTAACATGAATTGTGAATATAGATTGTTACAATTGAGTTGGTTCAAGATTTAAGGTTTGTCATTTCAGTCTTATGCAACTACATGGTGCAATGACTTGTTGTCAATCAAGTTTCTGTCAGGTGTTTCAAACACTTGTTCGATGTGTCAGAGATTTCAGCTCAAGCTGTGTGATTGTCCATTGTTAAAACCTCACACCTCTGACTTTTCAGAGGGAGCTGGCGTTTTGCTGGCTTTTAACTCAGCAGTCAGTCTGCTTCTAAGCTGGCGGCGAGGTGGTGCCACAGGCTCAAACCCTGAGTGGGTGGAGAGTGCAGAAATGACCACTTGTTTTTACTTTGAGCACCCGCCTCTCCCAAGTCCACAAACTTATTTGTCAAGGAATTCTCGTTCTCGCTTCACACGAGAGATCTCATTTACAAGTCAAAGGGTCTTTGTTCCAAAGCAGGTGGTCacattaaacaacaaaaacgttttgatgATCCTTGCTCAATAATTCTTTATCATAACAGCACAAAagtgctttctttttcttttacactCCGTCCATGCCAGGGAGGGGTCAATCGATTCAtcgaatgaatattttaaacacTGCACTTCTTTTCCCACTTCCATCCAACTCTTGCAGCTCAGCTCAAATGCACTGAGAAAAGAACGGatcattttctttctcaaagAGTTGTTCTGTTGAACGAAACATTCACATTTGTGAATGATACAACACTAATATGCTGTATTATGTGAAAAATTTGCACACTCTCCCTAAAAGATGCCCCATCCCCATCTGCAATTGAATCCtgaaatatgaataaaacaGTGTTCAGTTTCAGACAATTGCTTTAATTTTAAGTGCCCTCTCtgtctcttcccccccccccctccccactctgGTAAGCTCTCTGCAACTCTGCAGTTCAACGGACCACTTGGGGGGTCGCGCTTGGAAAAGGATGCCTTTGGAGCTCTTGATTCTGGATTGGCCCGTCAGTTTTAACCCTGCTGTACAACTGTGAGATCAAGCTTATGAGGCccatgaatgtgaatatttaatCAGAGATTCAATCGCGGTATTTTGGTCTTGGCAAATGATTGTGGTGAAGCAGGGGTTGACACAGAACCGCAGCCATGTCAGCACTGGGATTTAGGAAGGCTTTCTTTGCCAGTCGGAGTCTGGTCATTATACAGTCAATCGTAAATTTGATTTAtcatgaaaaagtaaaaaacaatgAGATTCCTACCCTCCTCCTCATCTGGCAAAATTCCACTCCGGCACTCATCTCATGTATTAATGCAATGTGCTGACTTCTATCCTGAGGCACAGTGGACAACATCTATATGGGTTTAGCATCAAGAGGCAAACAGAAGAAAGAGATTTGTTCAAACTTTTCTTCAtccgtacattttttttttttttggcacagaAGGTTATGAGgttattattttcaaatgtacagTGGGCAGTGTTGGGAAAGTTCATTTTCTATGAAAATGAccatattttcacaaccataagGCGgacttaaaagtcttaaatgttttccaaaatggACGGGGGAGGGGATTTATAATGCCTTATGTGTGAAGAGATGATGAGCACTCTGCTAGACTGACTGATGTTGTGCCAAAACACTCTTTATATCAAGGAAAGGCGGACATTCCTGAGGACAGCATGGGGAAGGGTGCGTGTTGTATGAGGACATCAAAGGCACACCCACAGTATCTGTAGATATGCCGGAATGTGCAGTTTGACTAAGGATCCCTGAAAATGACACCAACAAAGAAAGGAAAGCACAGATTAAGCTGCAAGCTATCGGTTATGCGGATGCCCATGGGAATTGAGCAGCTGCGAGAGAAATCAAGATCAACGAATCCATAGTGTGCAAGTGGTGAGAGGGAACCTGGCGTGTTTAATGGAGAACTTGCTCGGCTGTTCATTTCGGATACaaaagatgaggactttgatggatttgtggATGAGAACTCATCAAAAACACGATGTGAATACATTGTGACATACTTAAAATAAAGTACTGTAATGCCCCTCAGTAGCtgagagaaggatgctcgcagtcgctgatactcttaatcatttttaataacaaaataagtaataaacacacgtattcaaggagttgctgttcgccacaactcacgcccatgtgctccacactcagactaactcccggagccaatactccccccaacctggctcctcccctccctatgatgtcacacaaatacaagaaacagatattacactgCCCTCCCCTTTATGAAACCCTCGCCCCGAgggttcaacaaaaaaagtcctccaGCCGTCGTGGTCTTCGTCTCGGCCTCTGTGGTCGGCCTGGCTCTGAGTCGATAGCACCTTCAGCTGGCTGGCTCGGGACAACATTGATGGGATCTGGGGAACATGGATCCACATGTTCTGAACTGGCGGATGAAGTGGACCCCACCTCAAATACAGGAACACCGCTGCCCCGGTAGGGGGCCAACCTGTCCTGATGTAGGGCAACCTTTCTGCTCCTGGGGGGAACTGCCACCCGATAAACTTCCTCCCCCACCCGCTCAAGTACCCTACATGGACCGTCCCAATGGCTGTCTAGCTTGGGGCagcgccctttttttcttttaggtgtATACACCCTAACCAGTTCCCCAGTCTGGAAGTTACGCCCCTTACTCCGCAAGTCATAGTTTCGCTGTTGACGTGCGCCGGCTTTCTCCAGCTGGTCCCGCGCGAATGCGTGCGCTGCCTCCAGCCGATCCTGCAGTTTCCGGGCATACTCCAGCCCCGGCTGGTCCTCTGAGCTGCCGGGAGGTCTTCCAAACGCCATCCCTGCCGGTGTCCGAATTTCCCGGCCCAGCATCAGCAGAGCAGGAGTACAGCTCGTGGAACTTTGGACCGCTGAACGATAAGCCATCAGTACCAGCGGAATGTGCTGGTCCCAATCACGTTGGTGTTTGGAGGTGAGGATGgcgagctgctgctgcatggTGCGGTTAAATCGTTCCACAAGACTATCGCTCTGCGGATGCAAAGGTGTGGTGCGTGTTTTCTGCATGTCCAGGCGTTTACAAAGAGCAGCAAAAACTTTGGACTGAAAATTTTTACCTTGGTCACTGTGGAGGATATCTGCAGTCCCAAACCGACAGAACATGCCCTCCAGTAGCGCATCCGCCAGTGTCTCCGCCTCTTGGTCTGGCAGTGCGTATGCCTCGGGCCACTTAGTAAAATAGTCCATCGCACATAGCACGTAACGGTTCCCTCTGTCCGTCATGGGGAAAGGGCCCATAATGTCCACAGCAACCCTCTCCATGGGCGCCCCAACCCTGTGTTGCTGAAGCGGTGCGTGCGATTGGTCTTGAGGTCCCTTGTAGGCCGCACACTCGTCACAGCGCCGGCAGAAGTCCTCTACGTCCCATCGATGCTGACCTCAATAGAACCCTTGGCGCAGCCGTCGGAAGGTCTTGGTGCTGCCAAAGTGTCCTGAGCCGGTGCTCCAATGGCATGCTCTCAGCACCATCTCTTTAAGAGCTCCGGGCACTACCACCTGCCATCTCTCCTCCCCGGTGGCTGGTTCCTTCCAGGCACGCTGCAACACGCCGTCCTTCATGCGTAACACAGCAAACTTGCTCCAAAAGCCTTTGGTGGCAGCGTAGGGTCCCATCACTCCTTCCCAGGGTGGCCTCCAGCCACTCTGGACCCACTGTCGCACAGGATTGAGATCACGGTCCTCTTCCTGCTAGGCAGCCCACTCTGTAGTGTCCACAGCCTCCAAGGTGCAGCATGACGGTCCAGCAGCAGTCGCTTCCCCACGCAGCTCCAACTCCATGGCATCCCGCCGGTCGCAGTAGCTGCAGCCACTAACAGAACATGgccgccgggaaagggcgtcagcgtTGGCGTGTTGAGCCCCAGCCCGATGTACCACAGTGAAGTGAAACACCTACAGCTCCTCCAGCCACCGTGCTACTTGGCCTTCTGGTTCCTTGAATGACATCAGCCACTGTAGTGCAGCGTGATCTGTCCTGATGGTGAAAGGCACGCCACACAGGTAATACTTGAAATGGCGTGTAGCCAAAACAACTGCTAGCAGTTCACGTCTGGTAACACACTAGCGTCGTTCACTCTTGTTGAAAGTGCGGCTGAAATAGGCCACCACTTGCTCACCTTCCGGCCCCACCTGAGACAACACCGCCCCCATGCCGACATTACTTGCGTCTGTGTCCAGCACAAAAGGTAAGGCTGGATCTGGCGGGGTGAGAACAGGAGCATTCATGAGGGCTCTTTTTAGGCTGCAGAACGCCTCCTGAAAATCCGGCAACCAGAGGAAGGGTTGGTTGTCTTTAAGGAGGTGGAATAAGGGCGCCCCGATGCAAGAGAATCCCTTCACGAACCGTCTGTAGTACGAGGCCAGCCCCAAGAAGCTTTTCAACTGCTTCTGGTCCCTTGGTACTGGGCCAATCTTTAATGGTGCGGACCTTCTCCTCCAGCGTGCTGATGCCCTCACCGTTCACTCGGTGGCCCAGGAACTCCACCTCCCGCTGCATAAAGTGGCACTTTTCTGGGTGCAGTTTCAGCCCAGCCGCTGCAATTCTTCCCAGCACCAGTCTCAGAGACTCCATTGCAGCCTGAAAAGACCCACCATGGACGAGGACATCATGCATAGTCCGAAACTCATGACCATAAACTGccagtgtcctcgggtggtgcagAATGCCGTCTTGGGTCTGGACTCCTCGGTGATGGGGACTTGCCAGTAGCCACTGCGCAGGTCAAGTGATGAGAACCACGCGGAGCCTGAGACCAAATCCAATGTCTCGTCTATCCGTGGGAGCGGGTAGCAGTCCTTTTTTGTCACCTTATTGAGCAGTCTGTAGTCCACACAGAACCGTGGTCTGGTGCTCTTTTTTCGGGGGACTATGAGTACGCCAGACGCCCACGGACTATCGGAAGGCTCGATGATCCCTGCCTCGAGCATGGCACGGATCTCCTGATCCGCGGCCTCCTGCTGGGCCAGAGGCAGGCGTCGGGGCCGAACCTTTACTGGTCGCGCGTCACCGGAGTCGATATGGTGCTCAACCAAGTGAGTGAGGCCCACCTCATTCTCACTGAGGGCAAAGATGTTCTCAAATTCCCACAGCACCTGCCACAGCTGCTCGCACTGCTCGACATCCAAGCCGTCACAGTTCTTCTCCCAAATGGACCTGATAGCCCCAGTCCGGTTCTCTGTTGGCCGACCCGGGGTTAACTCCACTGGCGTGGCTGGGCTGGATGTCATTGGCCCCGCCAGTGAGCAGTCCATCTCGGGGCGAGCTGACTCTACCCGATCTACCGTCGACTGTCGAAGAGTCAGCGCTGCTGCTGCATTGGACAGGCTGGGTCCGGTCATCCGCACATCTGTGTTCTCCGCTGCAGGGTCTGCATTGTTGACGGCCACCCCCGGAGTACCCTGCCTAGACGCCAGGATCAGCCCTACATGCTGACCACTCGGCAGGGTGATCCCCCCAGCTCCCAAGTCCACCACACATTTCACAGCTTTTAAAAAGTCCCGTCCAAGAATACAGGGATCACTCACATCAGCTACCCAAGCTGAGTGGGTTGTCGACAGACCCCCCAGGACGAACAAAAATGTCCCTTTGCCTCTCATCTCGGCTGTTTCACCGGTGACTGTCCTCAGTTTTGTAAAGGTCAATGTTAAGACGGTCCCTACTGGAACAACGTCAGGCCTCACAATTGTGGCTGAAGACCCAGTGTCCACCAGGGCTGTACAGGAAACGTCCCCAATCTGCACACGAACATGACTGGGGTCCCCCACATCCGTCCAGCCCACCGTTATAGCTTTCTCTCCGAATGCAGGTTGCAGTTCCCGGTTAACAACTGAAAGGGTCCGCGTTGTCGAGGCTACACGGACCCTTTTCCGTTTCCCTGCTTGTTCAACAACTTTGGGCAGCGCCGCAGCAGATGACCTGGCTGTCCACAACCCCAGCAGACAGTGCGCTGGCCTGGGCTCCTCCCCTTCCGACAACGAGGTGGCCAAAACGGGGCAGGCGGTTGTCTGTAGCGCCCCCTTGGTTGCAGTCTCCCACTCTGTAGCGAGAAAGAGTGCCTCTCCCAGCGCTGCCGGCTGGGCAAGCTGGACGTGCAGGCACAGCTCATCCGGTCTGAGAGCTTGGATGAACTGATCGCGTATCAGTTCATTTTGGATTTCATTTGGCATTCCAGCATATGCGCGCCGACCCAGGCTCTCAATCTCATGAGCAAGACAATGGAGTGGCTCACCGGAATGTCGATCACGCTGCTTGAACTCACAGCGCAAAGAGTCCCTCAAATTA
This window of the Hippocampus zosterae strain Florida chromosome 1, ASM2543408v3, whole genome shotgun sequence genome carries:
- the LOC127600090 gene encoding LOW QUALITY PROTEIN: uncharacterized protein LOC127600090 (The sequence of the model RefSeq protein was modified relative to this genomic sequence to represent the inferred CDS: deleted 1 base in 1 codon; substituted 2 bases at 2 genomic stop codons); translation: MESLRLVLGRIAAAGLKLHPEKCHFMQREVEFLGHRVNGEGISTLEEKVRTIKDWPSPRDQKQLKSFLGLASYYRRFVKGFSCIGAPLFHLLKDNQPFLWLPDFQEAFCSLKRALMNAPVLTPPDPALPFVLDTDASNVGMGAVLSQVGPEGEQVVAYFSRTFNKSERRXCVTRRELLAVVLATRHFKYYLCGVPFTIRTDHAALQWLMSFKEPEGQVARWLEELXVFHFTVVHRAGAQHANADALSRRPCSVSGCSYCDRRDAMELELRGEATAAGPSCCTLEAWVQSGWRPPWEGVMGPYAATKGFWSKFAVLRMKDGVLQRAWKEPATGEERWQVVVPGALKEMHRWDVEDFCRRCDECAAYKGPQDQSHAPLQQHRVGAPMERVAVDIMGPFPMTDRGNRYVLCAMDYFTKWPEAYALPDQEAETLADALLEGMFCRFGTADILHSDQGKNFQSKVFAALCKRLDMQKTRTTPLHPQSDSLVERFNRTMQQQLAILTSKHQRDWDQHIPLVLMAYRSAVQSSTSCTPALLMLGREIRTPAGMAFGRPPGSSEDQPGLEYARKLQDRLEAAHAFARDQLEKAGARQQRNYDLRSKGRNFQTGELGSLVKLHIPAYLQILWVCL